A genomic segment from Nicotiana tabacum cultivar K326 chromosome 9, ASM71507v2, whole genome shotgun sequence encodes:
- the LOC107789909 gene encoding pentatricopeptide repeat-containing protein At2g15820, chloroplastic: protein MMIISFVKYPMSTARTFLHSLSSSPFHHRHRRRRLLSTSSPFSLPLKPLSFSPLSTLPQQVLFSSHETQDNNKCDISSTGFPESFNFDESFDSTELKKFETPAVEVSELEDIPDQWRRSRLAWLCKELPAHKTPTMVRILNAQRKWLKQEDATYVAVHCMRIRENEAAFRVYKWMMQQHWFRFDFALATKLADYLGKERKHLKCQEIFDDIINQGRVPSESTFHILIIAYLSSPGPSVLDEACRIYNRMVHLGGYKPRLNLHNSLFKALLGKTQGSSKHFLKQAEFIYQNLISSGLDIHKDIFGGLIWLHSYQDVVDMERIAALRAEMRSRGIQESKEVLVSVLRACSKDGDLEEAERTWSKLLSVDPSPPSQAFVYKMEVYAKIGEPMKSLEVFRRMQKQLSSTSVAAYHKIIKVLSKSQRLDLAESIMSEFINSCMKPLIPSFIDLMGMYSIASLHEKLESTFLRCREICAPNQTVFNIYLDSLVHTGNLNRAEEIFNEMRDDVAISLDSRSCNSMLRGYLTSGEYVKAEKIYHLMHQKKYDIEIESSLMEKLDYFLSLREKVVEEPIRPKLTKEQREVLMGLLLGGLQMRSYGERRRRVHAIHFDFNEESRIHAILKGHVHDEFHEWLGSHDLTGDGTDDIPSSFTTISHSCFTFYADQFWPNGCPGIPKLIHRWLSPCVLAYWYMYGGYRTSSGDILLRVKGSREEVANIVKVLKAQSLDSRVKKRGRVFWIGFLGDNATWFWKVVEPYILDKLKDLLKAGGKSDGSLEIQSVNFDSGSESDEKNSDYNDADTSQGLF from the exons ATGATGATAATTTCCTTTGTCAAATATCCCATGAGCACAGCCCGCACTTTCCTCCACTCTCTCTCCTCCTCCCCTTTCCACCACCGTCACCGCCGCCGCCGCCTTTTATCGACCTCATCACCCTTTTCCCTTCCCTTAAAACCCCTTTCATTTTCTCCCTTATCTACTTTACCCCAACAAGTTCTGTTTTCATCACATGAAACCCAAGACAATAACAAATGTGACATTTCTTCAACTGGGTTTCCTGAAAGTTTCAATTTTGACGAGTCTTTTGATTCTACTGAGCTGAAAAAGTTCGAAACACCGGCCGTTGAGGTTAGTGAACTAGAGGACATTCCTGACCAATGGCGCAGGTCAAGATTAGCTTGGCTTTGTAAGGAACTTCCAGCACATAAAACACCTACTATGGTTCGGATTCTTAATGCACAGAGGAAATGGCTTAAACAAGAAGATGCTACTTACGTTGCTGTTCATTGTATGCGTATTCGTGAAAATGAAGCTGCTTTCAGG GTTTACAAATGGATGATGCAGCAACATTGGTTTCGATTTGATTTTGCTCTAGCTACGAAACTAGCAGATTACTTGGGTAAGGAACGAAAGCACTTGAAGTGCCAGGAGATTTTTGATGACATTATTAATCAGGGACGAGTGCCTTCTGAATCTACATTCCATATTCTCATCATCGCCTATCTTAGTTCACCTGGCCCATCAGTGTTAGATGAAGCGTGTCGCATCTATAACCGCATGGTGCACTTGGGAGGTTATAAGCCTCGGCTTAACTTACACAATTCTCTGTTTAAAGCTCTTTTGGGGAAGACACAGGGCTCCAGTAAACACTTTCTGAAACAGGCAGAATTTATATATCAGAATTTGATTTCCTCTGGATTGGATATACACAAAGATATTTTTGGTGGTCTTATATGGCTTCACAGTTATCAGGATGTAGTGGATATGGAAAGAATTGCTGCGCTAAGAGCAGAGATGCGATCAAGAGGAATTCAAGAGAGCAAAGAGGTACTCGTGTCAGTCTTGAGAGCTTGCTCAAAGGATGGGGATCTGGAGGAAGCCGAACGAACTTGGTCAAAACTCCTCTCCGTTGATCCTAGTCCTCCTTCACAAGCTTTTGTATATAAAATGGAAGTCTATGCAAAGATCGGAGAGCCTATGAAATCTTTGGAAGTATTTAGGAGGATGCAGAAACAACTGAGTTCTACCTCCGTTGCAGCATACCATAAGATAATAAAGGTGTTGTCTAAATCTCAAAGACTAGATCTTGCGGAGTCTATCATGTCCGAGTTCATAAACAGTTGTATGAAGCCGCTGATTCCATCATTCATCGATTTGATGGGAATGTATTCCATTGCAAGCTTACATGAGAAATTGGAGTCTACCTTTCTCCGTTGCCGTGAAATCTGTGCTCCAAATCAGACggtttttaatatttatttggatTCCTTGGTGCATACTGGCAATCTGAACCGGGCTGAAGAAATATTCAATGAAATGCGTGATGATGTTGCAATTAGTCTCGATTCTCGTTCTTGCAACAGTATGTTGAGAGGCTATCTGACCTCTGGAGAGTATGTGAAGGCAGAAAAGATATATCATTTGATGCACCAAAAGAAATACGACATTGAGATTGAATCTTCATTGATGGAAAAACTTGACTATTTTTTAAGCTTGCGAGAGAAAGTAGTTGAAGAACCTATTAGGCCGAAGCTCACAAAAGAACAACGAGAAGTTTTGATGGGGTTACTTCTTGGGGGTTTGCAAATGAGATCATATGGAGAGAGGAGGAGGAGAGTACATGCAATCCATTTTGACTTCAATGAAGAGTCGAGGATCCATGCCATTTTAAAGGGACACGTACACGATGAATTTCATGAGTGGTTAGGCTCTCATGATTTGACGGGGGATGGCACTGATGACATTCCTAGTTCCTTTACTACCATCTCACATTCTTGTTTTACTTTCTATGCTGATCAATTCTGGCCCAACGGATGTCCTGGTATACCAAAACTTATACATAGATGGCTGTCACCTTGTGTTCTTGCTTATTGGTATATGTATGGCGGTTACAGGACATCTTCTGGTGATATTCTATTGAGAGTAAAGGGAAGTCGAGAGGAagttgcgaatattgttaaaGTGCTGAAAGCCCAATCATTAGACAGCCGAGTAAAAAAGAGGGGGAGGGTCTTTTGGATTGGTTTTCTGGGGGACAATGCTACATGGTTCTGGAAAGTGGTAGAGCCCTATATTCTTGATAAATTAAAGGATCTCCTTAAAGCAGGTGGCAAGTCAGATGGATCCCTAGAAATCCAAAGTGTGAATTTTGACAGTGGGTCGGAGTCTGACGAGAAGAATTCTGATTACAACGATGCTGACACGTCACAGGGCCTCTTTTGA
- the LOC107789910 gene encoding uncharacterized protein LOC107789910 isoform X1, with protein MEFWGVEVKAGESLKVRPELYKLIHISQAALGEVKDAKEAKTVPLRVTVGENNYVIGTLSAEERPQLMFDLVFEKEFELSHGWKNGSVYFIGYTADDPTDEIDSEDEDSEDEENVLAALNGNLEEKKADVKDVKPVAKEAAPTKAKAAVAEPKKAESDDDDDDDSDDEDDSDEAEDGMDSDGPEGMDFSDDSEDDDDSEEDESEEETPKKSAQNKRPAPPAKAGSAKKVKQATPDKSGGKKGPATPAFAKQNGKPAAANGNKGKGQSPKSGGQFSGKSPNNRNFSGQQKGFKGKHGKK; from the exons ATGGAGTTTTGGG GTGTTGAAGTGAAAGCAGGAGAATCTCTAAAGGTCAGGCCAGAGCTTTATAAGCTCATTCATATTTCCCAG GCAGCTTTAGGTGAAGTGAAGGATGCCAAAGAAGCCAAAACTGTTCCACTACGCGTCACTGTCGGAGAAAATAACTATGTCATTGGAACTCTATCAGCTGAAGAAAGACCTCAATTGatgtttgatttggtttttgAAAAGGAGTTTGAGCTTTCACATGGCTGGAAAAATGGGAGTGTCTACTTCATTGGATACACAGCTGATGACCCA ACTGATGAGATTGACTCTG AAGATGAAGATTCTGAGGATGAAGAAAATGTTTTAGCTGCTCTAAATG GAAATCTTGAGGAGAAAAAGGCCGATGTGAAGGATGTAAAGCCTGTGGCAAAAGAGGCTGCACCTACTAAGGCAAAAGCTGCAGTAGCTGAACCTAAGAAGGCGGagtctgatgatgatgacgacgacgattctgatgatgaagatgatAGTGACGAGGCAGAAGATGGCATG GATTCTGATGGTCCAGAAGGAATGGATTTTTCTGATGATTCTGAGGATGATGATGATTCGGAGGAAGATGAGTCAGAAGAAGAGACACCTAAAAAG TCTGCGCAGAACAAGAGGCCTGCTCCACCTGCTAAAGCTGGTTCTGCCAAAAAAGTAAAACAAGCTACACCCGACAAGTCAG GTGGCAAGAAAGGTCCAGCAACACCTGCCTTTGCTAAGCAAAATGGTAAACCTGCAGCAGCCAACGGTAACAAGGGAAAGGGTCAGAGTCCAAAATCCGGTGGCCAGTTCTCTGGCAAATCTCCCAACAACAG AAACTTCAGTGGCCAACAGAAAGGTTTCAAGGGTAAGCATGGGAAGAAGTAG
- the LOC107789910 gene encoding uncharacterized protein LOC107789910 isoform X2: protein MEFWGVEVKAGESLKVRPELYKLIHISQAALGEVKDAKEAKTVPLRVTVGENNYVIGTLSAEERPQLMFDLVFEKEFELSHGWKNGSVYFIGYTADDPTDEIDSEDEDSEDEENVLAALNGNLEEKKADVKDVKPVAKEAAPTKAKAAVAEPKKAESDDDDDDDSDDEDDSDEAEDGMDSDGPEGMDFSDDSEDDDDSEEDESEEETPKKNKRPAPPAKAGSAKKVKQATPDKSGGKKGPATPAFAKQNGKPAAANGNKGKGQSPKSGGQFSGKSPNNRNFSGQQKGFKGKHGKK from the exons ATGGAGTTTTGGG GTGTTGAAGTGAAAGCAGGAGAATCTCTAAAGGTCAGGCCAGAGCTTTATAAGCTCATTCATATTTCCCAG GCAGCTTTAGGTGAAGTGAAGGATGCCAAAGAAGCCAAAACTGTTCCACTACGCGTCACTGTCGGAGAAAATAACTATGTCATTGGAACTCTATCAGCTGAAGAAAGACCTCAATTGatgtttgatttggtttttgAAAAGGAGTTTGAGCTTTCACATGGCTGGAAAAATGGGAGTGTCTACTTCATTGGATACACAGCTGATGACCCA ACTGATGAGATTGACTCTG AAGATGAAGATTCTGAGGATGAAGAAAATGTTTTAGCTGCTCTAAATG GAAATCTTGAGGAGAAAAAGGCCGATGTGAAGGATGTAAAGCCTGTGGCAAAAGAGGCTGCACCTACTAAGGCAAAAGCTGCAGTAGCTGAACCTAAGAAGGCGGagtctgatgatgatgacgacgacgattctgatgatgaagatgatAGTGACGAGGCAGAAGATGGCATG GATTCTGATGGTCCAGAAGGAATGGATTTTTCTGATGATTCTGAGGATGATGATGATTCGGAGGAAGATGAGTCAGAAGAAGAGACACCTAAAAAG AACAAGAGGCCTGCTCCACCTGCTAAAGCTGGTTCTGCCAAAAAAGTAAAACAAGCTACACCCGACAAGTCAG GTGGCAAGAAAGGTCCAGCAACACCTGCCTTTGCTAAGCAAAATGGTAAACCTGCAGCAGCCAACGGTAACAAGGGAAAGGGTCAGAGTCCAAAATCCGGTGGCCAGTTCTCTGGCAAATCTCCCAACAACAG AAACTTCAGTGGCCAACAGAAAGGTTTCAAGGGTAAGCATGGGAAGAAGTAG